From a region of the Paenibacillus segetis genome:
- a CDS encoding aspartate kinase produces the protein MALYVMKFGGSSVGDTERMKRVARRVVEKQDEGHQVVVVVSAMGDTTDDLIDQARLLNEEPPLREMDMLMTNGEQISIALLSIAIHALGKNAVSFTGWQAGFRTEPVHGKARIIDIQPERVQQALDAGNIVVVAGFQGMTEDGEITTFGRGGSDTTAVALAAAISADFCEIYTDVDGIYSTDPRIVKNARKLSEISYDEMLELANLGAAVLHPRAVEYAKHNQVCLVVRSSFNHNEGTVVKEEVNMEQGVVVSGIAYDKNVARISILGVSHVPGVLAKVFGSLANAKIDVDIIVQSGVQDGKADFSFTVGLSDREKALSVINNIRGEVPFEDITSEDGLVKVSIVGAGMVSHPGVAAQMFDVISKQEVNIKMVSTSEIKCSCVIEGSKLNEVVKALHTAYGLDTKDQVFVGGPEDRR, from the coding sequence TTGGCTTTATATGTTATGAAATTCGGAGGTAGCTCCGTAGGGGATACAGAGCGCATGAAGCGTGTCGCAAGACGCGTCGTAGAGAAGCAAGATGAGGGCCATCAAGTCGTAGTTGTTGTTTCTGCGATGGGTGATACGACAGATGATTTAATTGATCAAGCTAGATTGTTAAATGAAGAACCACCATTACGTGAGATGGATATGCTGATGACAAATGGTGAGCAAATTTCGATTGCTTTGTTATCCATAGCGATTCATGCACTTGGCAAGAACGCAGTTTCCTTTACGGGCTGGCAAGCTGGTTTTCGTACGGAGCCGGTTCATGGCAAAGCCCGTATTATAGATATTCAGCCGGAGCGTGTTCAGCAGGCCCTAGACGCTGGAAACATCGTCGTTGTCGCTGGTTTCCAAGGGATGACGGAAGATGGGGAAATTACAACGTTTGGACGTGGCGGTTCGGATACGACTGCTGTAGCTCTTGCTGCGGCAATTTCCGCAGATTTCTGTGAAATATATACGGATGTAGACGGTATTTATTCCACTGATCCACGAATTGTAAAGAATGCTCGTAAGCTTTCGGAAATATCCTACGATGAAATGCTAGAGTTGGCTAATTTGGGGGCGGCTGTATTACATCCCCGTGCTGTAGAGTATGCGAAGCACAATCAGGTTTGTCTAGTCGTTCGTTCAAGCTTTAATCATAATGAAGGTACTGTCGTTAAGGAGGAAGTCAATATGGAGCAAGGTGTAGTTGTCAGTGGAATAGCCTATGATAAGAACGTAGCCCGGATTAGTATATTAGGGGTTTCTCATGTTCCTGGTGTATTAGCCAAAGTATTCGGCTCACTTGCAAATGCCAAGATTGATGTAGATATCATTGTACAAAGTGGTGTTCAGGACGGGAAAGCAGATTTCTCCTTCACTGTAGGCCTCTCTGATCGAGAGAAAGCACTCAGTGTAATCAACAATATTCGCGGAGAAGTTCCATTCGAGGATATCACCTCGGAAGATGGGCTCGTTAAGGTGTCCATCGTTGGCGCAGGTATGGTCAGTCATCCAGGGGTTGCAGCGCAAATGTTTGATGTTATCTCGAAGCAAGAGGTTAACATTAAAATGGTTAGCACCTCAGAAATTAAATGTTCTTGCGTTATCGAAGGTAGCAAATTGAATGAAGTTGTGAAAGCACTGCATACTGCCTATGGCCTTGATACCAAAGATCAGGTTTTTGTAGGTGGACCAGAGGATAGACGTTAA
- the efp gene encoding elongation factor P, translating to MISVNDFKTGLTVEVDGDIYTVLDFQHVKPGKGAAFVRSKLKNLRNGNTVEKTFRAGETIGRAQIENRDVQYLYASGSEHSFMDNETYDQFTLTSEQLKWELNFLRENMNVKIVSYQGEILGINLPNSVELRVVETEPGIKGNTATGATKNAKLETGHNVQVPLFINEDDILLIDTREGKYISRA from the coding sequence TTGATTTCAGTAAATGATTTTAAAACAGGCTTGACCGTCGAAGTAGACGGCGATATTTATACGGTGCTTGACTTTCAGCACGTTAAACCAGGGAAGGGCGCAGCATTTGTCCGTTCCAAATTAAAAAACCTTCGTAACGGTAACACCGTAGAAAAAACGTTCCGTGCCGGTGAAACGATCGGACGAGCTCAAATCGAAAACCGTGATGTACAGTATCTATATGCAAGTGGTTCGGAGCATTCCTTCATGGACAATGAAACTTATGATCAATTTACATTGACTTCTGAACAGTTGAAGTGGGAACTTAACTTCCTGAGAGAGAACATGAATGTAAAAATCGTCAGCTATCAAGGTGAAATTCTGGGGATTAACTTGCCGAACAGTGTTGAACTGCGCGTTGTTGAGACTGAACCAGGAATTAAAGGAAATACAGCTACTGGTGCAACGAAGAATGCTAAACTTGAGACAGGCCATAACGTTCAAGTACCTTTATTCATCAATGAGGATGATATATTGTTGATTGATACTCGTGAAGGTAAATACATTTCCCGCGCATAG
- a CDS encoding M24 family metallopeptidase: MANTRVIRLREALELQNLEAILITGEVNRRYLTGFTGSSGYVLITGQKAYLLTDFRYMVQASEQATGFEIVEHAASVTDTLKELLQVGQISRLGFEDENVVYSTYRNYETELSPCQLIPAAGLVEGLRVYKDDEELAIMKEAADLADRTFHHMLGILRPGVTELDMALEMEIFMRKNGATSSSFDTIIASGERSALPHGVASERVIKGNEFVKMDFGALLNGYCSDITRTVVLGTPSPKHREIYDIVLEAQLHTLEHLRPGMTGREADALARDVITRYGYGDQFGHSTGHGLGMEVHEAPRLSKLSDTVLQPGMVVTVEPGIYLPGFGGVRIEDDVVITESGIRRLTESTKDFTVIA, encoded by the coding sequence ATGGCGAACACTCGTGTTATTCGGCTTCGGGAAGCTCTCGAGCTTCAAAATTTGGAAGCCATATTGATTACTGGAGAAGTGAATCGCCGCTATTTAACGGGGTTTACTGGAAGTTCCGGATATGTTCTGATTACAGGACAGAAAGCCTATTTGTTAACAGATTTCCGATATATGGTACAGGCTTCCGAACAGGCTACAGGTTTCGAGATTGTTGAGCATGCTGCTTCGGTTACGGATACGCTCAAGGAGCTCCTACAAGTGGGGCAAATAAGTCGACTTGGCTTCGAAGATGAGAATGTTGTGTACTCTACATATCGGAACTATGAGACTGAATTAAGTCCCTGTCAGCTTATTCCGGCAGCTGGACTCGTGGAAGGACTGCGAGTTTATAAGGACGATGAAGAATTGGCTATCATGAAAGAGGCGGCAGATCTTGCTGACCGAACTTTCCATCATATGCTAGGGATTCTTAGACCTGGTGTTACGGAATTGGACATGGCTCTTGAAATGGAGATCTTCATGCGCAAGAATGGAGCTACTTCAAGTTCATTCGATACGATTATAGCATCCGGTGAACGTTCTGCTCTTCCTCACGGGGTAGCGAGTGAGCGAGTTATCAAGGGTAATGAATTCGTGAAAATGGATTTTGGTGCTCTTTTGAACGGTTACTGCTCGGATATTACTCGTACGGTGGTTTTAGGAACTCCAAGTCCGAAGCACCGTGAAATTTACGACATTGTTCTGGAAGCACAGCTACACACGCTTGAACATCTTCGTCCTGGCATGACAGGAAGAGAAGCTGATGCTTTAGCTCGTGATGTGATTACACGTTACGGCTATGGTGATCAATTTGGTCACAGTACAGGTCATGGTCTAGGTATGGAAGTGCATGAGGCACCAAGGTTATCCAAACTTAGCGATACGGTACTTCAACCAGGAATGGTCGTTACAGTTGAACCAGGTATTTATTTGCCAGGTTTTGGCGGCGTCCGAATTGAAGATGATGTTGTCATTACGGAGAGCGGGATTCGCCGTTTAACCGAGTCAACAAAGGATTTTACCGTAATTGCATAG
- a CDS encoding YqhR family membrane protein has product MTQHQQNSKKVTNIWLFALNIGFFAGLIWGGIKGLFYYMRFTTVLPGYLLEPFFKQKFLNSGPGYYVGWLGFIVFSIIVTLIYTLCLRKLKGPIPGLLYGIFWWIIIFLLIGPLTHMTIPFKELSVNTAISEFCLYLLWGLFIGYTAAVEYNDERQREPENAYQ; this is encoded by the coding sequence ATGACTCAGCATCAGCAAAACAGCAAAAAGGTCACAAACATTTGGTTGTTTGCTTTGAATATTGGCTTTTTTGCAGGTCTTATATGGGGAGGAATTAAGGGCTTATTTTATTATATGCGCTTTACGACAGTGCTGCCAGGATATTTACTTGAACCATTTTTTAAACAAAAATTTCTAAATAGCGGGCCTGGATATTACGTTGGTTGGTTAGGGTTTATCGTATTCTCAATCATAGTGACGCTCATATACACTCTGTGTCTCCGTAAACTTAAGGGACCTATTCCCGGTCTTCTGTATGGGATCTTCTGGTGGATCATTATATTCCTTCTTATTGGCCCTTTGACTCATATGACGATTCCCTTTAAGGAGCTGTCAGTTAACACCGCGATCAGTGAGTTTTGTCTCTATTTATTATGGGGGTTATTTATCGGATATACGGCAGCCGTAGAATACAATGATGAAAGACAACGAGAACCGGAGAATGCGTACCAATAG
- a CDS encoding DUF1385 domain-containing protein translates to MPQESKPAIYGGQAVIEGVMFGGKHVNVTAVRRKSGEITFLEVPKQDKTWVKRLRRIPLIRGLVSIIDSSAKGSKHLNYSAEALADDETSPEERAQQKEKEESGFSLSMIVGVAVAGILSFIAGKLIFTLVPALLEQYLFQHAFDNRVLHTLVEGIIKIVLLLCYLWLMTLTPVIKRLFQYHGAEHKVITAYENGEELTPKNVQKYSRLHYRCGSSFIILTVIVGVIVYSFFSWDNVWERMYIRILLLPLVIGISFEMLRLTNAVRDLPVLRFLGYPGLWLQLLTTKEPTDDQVEVSIASFNRMRELDARLEQEGVLESPLGHSTLDPVKG, encoded by the coding sequence TTGCCTCAAGAATCTAAACCAGCTATATACGGTGGTCAAGCCGTCATCGAAGGCGTCATGTTTGGCGGCAAACATGTCAATGTAACAGCAGTCCGCCGAAAGAGCGGAGAAATCACCTTTTTGGAAGTACCAAAGCAAGATAAAACTTGGGTAAAACGACTTCGTAGAATCCCGTTAATCCGTGGACTAGTCAGTATTATCGATTCTAGTGCCAAAGGCTCCAAACACTTAAATTACTCAGCTGAAGCTTTGGCTGATGATGAAACGTCACCAGAAGAACGTGCTCAGCAAAAAGAAAAAGAAGAGTCCGGTTTCTCTCTATCGATGATTGTCGGTGTGGCTGTTGCCGGTATTCTTTCATTCATTGCAGGTAAACTCATATTCACGCTTGTCCCTGCGTTACTGGAACAATATTTGTTTCAGCATGCATTTGACAATCGTGTCTTGCATACTTTGGTGGAAGGCATTATCAAAATTGTACTTCTCCTATGTTATTTATGGCTCATGACACTAACACCGGTAATCAAACGCTTGTTTCAATATCATGGTGCTGAACATAAAGTCATTACCGCCTATGAGAACGGTGAAGAACTCACTCCTAAGAACGTTCAAAAATATAGTCGTCTTCACTATCGTTGTGGCAGTAGCTTTATCATTCTAACCGTTATCGTTGGCGTCATTGTTTATTCTTTCTTTAGTTGGGATAACGTATGGGAACGGATGTATATCCGCATACTATTGCTTCCATTAGTTATCGGCATTTCCTTTGAAATGCTGCGTCTGACGAATGCTGTACGAGATCTTCCTGTGTTACGCTTTCTCGGGTATCCTGGGTTATGGTTACAACTTCTAACAACCAAAGAACCAACTGACGATCAAGTAGAAGTGTCTATTGCCTCATTTAATCGGATGCGTGAATTAGACGCCCGTTTGGAGCAAGAAGGTGTATTGGAATCGCCTCTAGGCCATTCCACTTTGGATCCTGTGAAAGGATGA
- a CDS encoding patatin-like phospholipase family protein: MLINGVFEGGGVKGISLAGAVRASELYGARFHRVAGTSSGSIVASLIASGHAAEEMKNIIMSTSFTHFLKRSAIFNTALLGPALRVLLKKGLYSGEALEEWMRQILKVKGVRTFGDLEKGKLTIIASDITRGRILILPDDLPKMGINPDTFEIAKAVRMSCSIPYFFDPVLLRLPSKQTKGKPFAGQFLHIVDGGLLSNFPLWLFDEDCKRKSGKMIPTVGFQMVGKNSNQPHVIRGPFSMLQALVETMLSAHDERYIEQSNRYRTVKIPTLGVGTTQFDIDKKESLLLYESGLMAGNRFFEDWNVQYYEKQFIKYQQTSEK; this comes from the coding sequence ATGTTGATCAATGGTGTGTTTGAAGGTGGTGGCGTAAAAGGGATCTCTTTAGCGGGAGCAGTCCGGGCATCGGAACTGTATGGTGCAAGATTTCATCGGGTGGCAGGAACTTCATCGGGTTCGATCGTAGCATCACTCATTGCATCGGGTCACGCAGCAGAAGAAATGAAGAACATTATTATGTCTACTTCGTTTACTCACTTTTTGAAGAGATCGGCAATATTCAATACAGCTCTTCTGGGGCCTGCGTTACGTGTACTGCTTAAGAAAGGGCTATATTCGGGCGAGGCACTTGAAGAATGGATGCGGCAAATTTTAAAGGTTAAAGGGGTCCGAACATTCGGAGACTTGGAAAAGGGTAAACTGACCATTATTGCATCAGATATTACAAGAGGAAGGATTCTAATTCTTCCAGATGATTTACCCAAAATGGGAATTAATCCAGATACCTTCGAAATAGCAAAAGCCGTGCGAATGAGCTGTAGTATCCCTTACTTCTTTGATCCCGTACTCTTACGATTACCTTCTAAGCAAACCAAAGGTAAACCATTCGCTGGTCAATTTCTTCACATCGTTGATGGAGGGCTGCTGAGCAATTTTCCTTTATGGCTATTTGACGAGGATTGTAAAAGAAAAAGTGGAAAGATGATTCCGACAGTAGGTTTTCAAATGGTAGGGAAGAATAGTAATCAACCGCATGTAATTAGAGGACCATTTAGTATGCTGCAAGCGCTGGTTGAGACGATGTTATCGGCGCATGATGAAAGATATATTGAGCAATCCAATCGCTATCGGACGGTTAAGATCCCCACTTTAGGTGTAGGTACAACCCAGTTTGATATCGACAAAAAAGAAAGCCTGCTGCTTTATGAATCCGGGCTAATGGCCGGTAATCGCTTTTTCGAGGACTGGAATGTCCAGTATTACGAAAAGCAGTTCATAAAGTATCAGCAGACTTCAGAAAAGTAA
- a CDS encoding family 10 glycosylhydrolase, giving the protein MKFLRTWLTPLLILIMFSSATGQVGAASSRDITIYLDGVSLASDTAPYIKPKENVTMVPLRVISEGLGASINWSQAAKSVTIIKDGNTIVLRIGNKTAQVNDSLIGLDVSVEIVSGRTMVPLRFVSEQLGLNVEWNQKLQTINLTTNHDVIDPPGNEQPGTTPPVTEEPPITGGNKAELRGAWISTVFNLDWPSKASSGKIETQKNEYIKQLDQLQSMGLNAVFVQVRPSADAIYPSNLVPWTSFLTGTAGKDPGYDALRFMIEETHRRGMEFHAWFNPFRASTGIETSILPENHVTKMHPDWIVKFESTLYINPGIPEARQHIIDVIMEVVEKYDIDGVHLDDYFYPTGETASKKFNDDSTYKTYNYNQISNKGDWRRDNINDFVRDLGQSIHGAKPNVSYGISPFGVWRNKATDPTGSNTKAGITAYDNYYADVRTWIQNGWVDYVAPQLYWSLSRNEVRYDILADWWASEVKGTNVKLYIGHAPYKLGTSEVGWNSASEIINELKYNETIPEIKGSIFFSAKDLLKNPLGLIPLLQSYFGS; this is encoded by the coding sequence ATGAAATTTTTGCGCACATGGCTTACTCCTCTTCTTATTCTGATTATGTTTTCTTCCGCAACGGGTCAGGTGGGGGCAGCATCATCCCGCGACATTACGATTTATTTGGACGGAGTATCTTTAGCTAGTGATACTGCTCCTTATATCAAACCCAAAGAGAACGTTACGATGGTCCCGCTTCGTGTGATTAGTGAAGGACTGGGGGCATCGATCAATTGGTCGCAGGCTGCAAAGAGTGTAACAATCATTAAAGACGGAAATACAATAGTGCTTCGTATTGGGAATAAGACAGCTCAAGTTAATGATAGTCTTATAGGTTTGGATGTATCGGTTGAGATTGTAAGTGGTCGAACGATGGTCCCACTTCGCTTTGTTAGCGAGCAATTGGGGCTAAATGTAGAGTGGAATCAGAAGCTCCAAACCATTAATCTGACCACTAATCATGATGTTATAGATCCACCAGGCAACGAACAACCTGGAACCACACCGCCAGTAACTGAGGAACCGCCAATTACAGGAGGTAACAAAGCTGAACTTCGTGGCGCTTGGATTTCTACGGTATTTAATTTGGATTGGCCTAGTAAAGCCTCAAGTGGCAAAATTGAAACTCAAAAGAATGAATACATTAAACAACTTGATCAATTACAAAGTATGGGGTTAAATGCGGTGTTTGTTCAAGTACGTCCTTCAGCCGACGCAATTTATCCTTCGAATCTGGTTCCATGGACTTCTTTCCTAACAGGAACTGCTGGTAAGGATCCGGGATATGATGCTCTGCGATTTATGATTGAAGAGACACATCGTCGGGGGATGGAGTTCCATGCATGGTTCAATCCGTTCCGAGCGAGCACAGGAATTGAAACTAGTATTTTACCAGAGAATCACGTCACGAAAATGCATCCCGATTGGATCGTTAAGTTCGAGAGCACTTTGTACATTAACCCGGGAATTCCAGAAGCACGGCAGCACATTATTGACGTGATCATGGAAGTTGTGGAAAAGTACGATATCGATGGGGTACATTTAGATGACTATTTCTACCCGACGGGCGAGACAGCATCCAAAAAGTTTAATGATGATAGCACTTATAAAACTTATAACTATAATCAAATTAGCAATAAAGGCGATTGGAGACGGGACAATATCAATGATTTTGTCCGCGATCTTGGTCAAAGTATTCATGGTGCAAAGCCTAATGTGTCCTATGGTATTAGTCCATTTGGGGTCTGGCGGAACAAAGCGACCGATCCGACGGGTTCGAATACGAAAGCGGGAATTACCGCTTATGACAACTACTATGCTGATGTACGTACCTGGATTCAGAACGGATGGGTCGATTATGTTGCTCCGCAGTTGTACTGGAGTTTGTCGCGCAATGAGGTTCGTTACGACATTCTGGCTGACTGGTGGGCCAGCGAAGTTAAAGGTACGAACGTGAAGTTATATATCGGTCATGCGCCATACAAACTCGGAACGAGTGAGGTTGGATGGAATTCTGCATCTGAGATTATCAATGAATTGAAATATAATGAAACGATTCCTGAAATTAAGGGAAGTATATTTTTTAGCGCGAAAGATTTGCTGAAAAATCCATTAGGACTTATTCCATTATTACAGTCATATTTCGGATCTTAA
- the mntR gene encoding transcriptional regulator MntR — MPTPSMEDYLERIYKLIDEKGYARVSDIAEGLEVHPSSVTKMIQKLDKDEYLIYEKYRGLVLTSKGKKVGKRLVDRHHLLEEFLGMIGVEHDNIYKDVEGIEHHLSWDSITRISTLVEYFKRDSSRIDDLNNVHQEILAES; from the coding sequence ATGCCAACGCCCAGCATGGAGGATTATTTGGAGCGTATCTATAAACTGATCGATGAAAAGGGATATGCTAGAGTTTCAGATATTGCAGAGGGACTGGAGGTTCATCCATCTTCAGTGACTAAGATGATTCAGAAATTGGACAAGGATGAGTATTTGATTTATGAGAAATATCGAGGATTAGTGTTAACGAGTAAAGGTAAAAAGGTAGGTAAAAGACTCGTTGACCGCCATCATTTGCTGGAAGAATTTCTGGGGATGATCGGTGTTGAGCATGATAATATTTATAAGGATGTTGAGGGAATTGAACATCACTTAAGCTGGGACTCCATCACACGAATTTCCACACTTGTTGAATACTTCAAACGTGATAGTTCTCGAATCGATGATCTTAATAATGTACATCAGGAAATTCTAGCGGAATCTTAA
- a CDS encoding cytochrome c biogenesis CcdA family protein codes for MADLNVWLAFGAGVASFISPCCLPLYPSYLSYITGMSVQTLKNEQSRREVRFRTMTHTLAFILGFSVVFYTLGFGAGLFGDFFNANRSLIRQLSAILIIVMGLFLLGIFQPQFLLKERKMNMKFKPSGYLGSFIFGIGFSAGWSPCVGPILAAIIALAASEPGVWLSMITAYTIGFALPFFVLAFFIGSTRWIVRYSGIMMKVGGALMLLMGVLLFTNRMSQITIWLQQITPEWLKF; via the coding sequence ATGGCTGATCTCAATGTTTGGCTGGCTTTTGGTGCGGGCGTGGCTTCTTTTATTTCACCATGCTGTCTGCCTCTTTATCCGTCTTATTTATCGTATATTACTGGTATGTCGGTACAAACATTGAAGAACGAGCAGAGTCGGCGGGAAGTTCGTTTCCGAACGATGACTCATACGCTGGCGTTCATTCTTGGGTTCTCGGTTGTATTTTACACGCTAGGGTTTGGCGCAGGACTATTCGGTGATTTTTTTAACGCCAATCGTAGCTTAATCCGTCAGCTTTCCGCCATTTTAATCATTGTCATGGGTTTATTTTTACTTGGCATTTTTCAACCCCAGTTTCTACTTAAAGAACGAAAAATGAATATGAAGTTTAAGCCGTCTGGATATTTGGGTTCTTTTATATTCGGAATCGGCTTTTCTGCGGGGTGGTCTCCTTGCGTCGGACCAATTCTAGCTGCGATTATTGCGCTTGCTGCGAGTGAACCGGGAGTCTGGTTAAGTATGATCACCGCCTATACGATCGGCTTTGCACTGCCTTTCTTTGTATTGGCCTTCTTTATTGGGTCAACGAGATGGATCGTTCGCTATTCGGGCATCATGATGAAAGTCGGTGGAGCACTAATGTTGCTCATGGGCGTACTCCTATTTACTAATCGGATGTCACAAATTACGATCTGGTTACAGCAAATTACACCTGAGTGGCTTAAGTTTTAA
- a CDS encoding metal ABC transporter permease codes for MEILTVDFFQRALAGGLLIGLTAPLIGIFLVLRRLSMIGDTLAHVTIAGVALGFLIEVYPVGMGLIFAVIASFAIEKLRKAYKSYAELSIAIIMSGGVALASLFFTLGMGYNTDVVSYLFGSIYTLDTTDLYVVGAVTVVVVIVISLFFKEFFLLSFEEDAAAVSGLPVKLLNMLITIMTALVISTAIKIVGALLVSALLTIPAACSLIIARSFKTSVIYSVIIAEIAVVLGLMIAGIWNLAPGATIVLLLIAMLILTLLGKRGFKV; via the coding sequence TTGGAAATATTAACGGTTGATTTCTTTCAAAGAGCGTTGGCAGGTGGTCTCTTGATCGGCCTTACTGCCCCCCTGATTGGTATTTTTTTAGTTCTTAGACGATTATCAATGATTGGGGACACGCTAGCTCACGTCACCATAGCGGGTGTAGCTTTAGGTTTCCTCATTGAGGTGTATCCAGTAGGCATGGGGCTGATCTTTGCTGTGATCGCCTCATTTGCTATTGAGAAGCTACGTAAGGCCTATAAGAGCTACGCTGAACTATCTATCGCGATCATTATGTCGGGAGGCGTAGCGCTCGCGTCATTGTTCTTTACACTCGGTATGGGTTACAATACGGATGTCGTTAGTTATTTGTTCGGAAGTATTTATACGTTAGATACGACAGATCTGTATGTTGTAGGTGCTGTGACCGTTGTTGTAGTTATAGTAATTTCTCTGTTCTTCAAAGAATTCTTCCTACTCTCGTTCGAAGAGGATGCAGCCGCTGTGAGTGGGTTGCCAGTTAAGTTGCTAAACATGCTCATCACCATTATGACCGCACTAGTTATTAGCACTGCGATCAAGATTGTTGGAGCGTTACTAGTATCCGCATTACTTACAATACCTGCTGCTTGTAGTCTGATTATTGCAAGGAGTTTTAAAACCTCGGTTATTTACTCTGTAATCATTGCCGAAATTGCTGTTGTATTAGGATTAATGATCGCAGGAATATGGAATTTAGCACCTGGAGCAACTATTGTACTACTTCTGATCGCCATGTTAATATTAACCCTTCTCGGTAAAAGAGGTTTTAAAGTATAA
- a CDS encoding metal ABC transporter ATP-binding protein, producing the protein MKSNSAANTAFCHDKIIELDGVSFSYNDQKVISDFSFGVNERDFVGVIGSNGAGKTTLLRMMVGLLEPTKGEIKMFGQPIKRFRDWDRIGYVPQKNSFNPLFPATVREVVLSGLYSNKKIFRRVGREDQQKCDDALEVMKISNLADKRIGQLSGGQQQRVFLARALINHPDLLILDEPTVGIDAQTQRDFFELIFHLHAHHHMTFLMVSHDIEIIEGYLGQEPRDQCGAIKLYVRHSHEQECAIPDLQHSLT; encoded by the coding sequence ATGAAATCAAATAGCGCCGCTAACACGGCATTTTGTCACGATAAAATAATTGAACTTGACGGTGTTTCCTTCTCCTATAATGATCAAAAAGTGATCTCCGACTTCAGTTTTGGAGTGAATGAGCGTGATTTTGTCGGCGTGATCGGCTCCAATGGAGCTGGGAAGACCACATTGCTGCGCATGATGGTTGGACTTCTAGAGCCGACTAAGGGAGAAATCAAGATGTTTGGTCAGCCGATCAAACGCTTCCGAGACTGGGATCGGATTGGATACGTACCGCAGAAGAACTCGTTTAACCCGTTATTCCCAGCCACGGTACGGGAAGTGGTGTTGTCTGGATTGTATAGTAATAAGAAGATCTTCCGCCGGGTTGGACGGGAGGACCAACAGAAGTGTGATGACGCCCTTGAAGTTATGAAGATTAGTAACCTTGCTGATAAACGAATTGGACAGCTGTCAGGTGGACAGCAGCAACGTGTATTTCTAGCTAGAGCGTTAATTAATCATCCTGATCTGCTTATTCTCGATGAACCAACGGTCGGAATTGATGCGCAAACACAACGAGACTTCTTTGAACTTATCTTTCATTTACACGCCCATCATCATATGACTTTCCTGATGGTATCACATGATATCGAAATCATTGAGGGCTACTTGGGTCAGGAACCACGTGATCAATGTGGCGCAATTAAGTTATATGTACGACATTCTCATGAGCAGGAATGTGCTATTCCTGACTTGCAGCACTCGCTTACTTAA
- a CDS encoding metal ABC transporter substrate-binding protein — MMVVALVLLTGCGKSQGGGIVAGKVNVVTSFYPIYEFAKEIGGEEANVINLLPTGVEPHEWTPRSQDIMNTSKAELFLYNGAGLEGWVPNFMKGLGSQSKVKSIQVSEGISLIEADGEDEHDHDHGETADHHLDPHTWVSPKSAIIMAENIKNSYIDVDPAHKDGYETRYAALRDKLEQLDMKFTEELSKTTKKEIVVSHQSFGYLCRDYGLSQHAIMGLSPEAEPRAQDLVALSKLVKDEGIQYIFFEELVSDKLAKTLAAETGVQTMVLNPVEGLTKEQEQAGDTYFTLMEKNLQNLIQVLQ; from the coding sequence ATGATGGTCGTGGCACTAGTTCTCCTCACTGGATGCGGCAAGAGTCAGGGTGGAGGAATAGTAGCAGGGAAGGTTAATGTGGTGACAAGCTTTTATCCTATATATGAGTTTGCCAAGGAAATAGGAGGAGAAGAAGCGAATGTGATTAATCTGTTGCCAACGGGTGTGGAGCCGCACGAATGGACACCTCGTAGCCAAGATATTATGAATACATCTAAAGCTGAACTGTTTCTTTATAATGGAGCGGGATTGGAAGGTTGGGTACCCAATTTCATGAAGGGGCTGGGGAGTCAATCGAAAGTGAAGTCGATCCAAGTTAGTGAGGGCATTTCGCTTATAGAGGCGGATGGAGAAGACGAGCACGATCATGATCATGGTGAGACAGCAGATCATCATTTGGATCCACATACTTGGGTTAGTCCTAAGTCAGCGATCATTATGGCTGAAAATATAAAAAACAGCTACATAGACGTCGATCCTGCTCATAAGGATGGTTATGAAACACGATATGCGGCTTTACGTGATAAATTGGAACAATTGGACATGAAATTTACAGAAGAGTTGTCTAAGACTACAAAAAAAGAGATTGTCGTATCTCATCAATCGTTTGGCTATTTGTGTCGCGATTATGGATTATCACAGCATGCGATTATGGGTCTATCCCCTGAAGCTGAGCCAAGAGCGCAAGATCTCGTAGCATTATCTAAACTTGTGAAGGATGAGGGTATACAGTATATCTTTTTCGAAGAACTAGTATCGGATAAGTTGGCAAAGACTCTTGCTGCAGAAACAGGAGTGCAGACGATGGTTCTGAATCCTGTTGAAGGGTTAACAAAAGAGCAGGAGCAAGCAGGAGATACGTATTTCACCTTAATGGAGAAAAACTTACAAAATCTAATTCAAGTATTACAATAA